The stretch of DNA GGCGGCCGTCAGCGCGTCCAGGTAGCGGCCGGCGACCGACCCCGCGCCGACGACGAGACAGTCCATACTCGCGGTTGGGGCGCTGTCGGAAAAAGCGCGCACCCTACAGAGATGGGGTTTTCCCGCTCGGCCCCCGAGCGAGCGGTATGGCCCGCGTGGCGGTGGTCCACAACACGCTCGACCTCCGAGGGGGGGCCGACGCCGTCTGTGCCCACGTCTGCGAGGCGCTCGACCGCGATCACGAGGTGGTGCTGTTCACCGTCTCCGAGACCGGGCTCGGGACCCTCGACGACCTGTTCGGGACCGACGCCGACGTGCCCGTCAGGACCCCGCCGGGGACCGCCGTCGCCGCGCCGCTGTTCGCCCGCGCCGACGACGCGTTCGGCCCGCAGCTGGCCCCCCGAAGCGTCGTGTTGGCGCGGTGGCTCCGCCGGCACCTCGCCGCCTTCGACTGCGCGGTCAGCACGGCCAACGAGTTCGCGTTCGGGGTGCCGTCGGTCCAGTACGTCCACTTCCCGCAGTTCAACGGCCACGTCCCGGGTCCGGAGGGACCGGACGGAACGAGCGGCGACGCCGGCGTCGCTGACCGCCTGTGGACACGGCTGTCGGGGCTGGCCGACCGGCGGCTGCCCGCGGACGCGACGCTGCTGGCGAACTCCGGGTACACCGCCGACCACGTCGCGGCCCGGTACGGCCGCCGGCCCGCCGTCGTCCACCCGCCGGTCGATCCCATCTCAGGGGAGCCGTGGGCCGAGCGCGAACGGGGAGTGGTCACGGTCGGCCGGATCGCCCCCGACAACCGGACGCTGGACGCCGTCCGGGCGGTCGACCGGGCGCGCGAGCGGGGCGTCGACCTCCACCTCCACCTCGTCGGGTCGACCAGCGACGCCTACCGCTCGTACGTCCGGCGGGTCGAGCGCGCCGTCGCCGAGCGCGACCACGTCCGCCTCCACCGCGGGGTCTCGCGCGACCGGCTCGAAGCGCTGCTCGGGAGCCACCGCTACGGGCTCAATCCCAAGCACGGCGAGCACTTCGGGATGGCGCTGGCCGAGTACGTCGCCGCCGGGATGGTCGCGTTCGCCCACGACTCGGGCGGGCAGCGGGAGGTGGTCGACGGGGCACCCGACCGCCTGTTCACCGACCCCGCGTCGGCCGCCGACCGGCTCGTCGCGGCCGTCGAGACCGACGCCCGGCCGCGGCTCCCGCCCGACCGGTTCGGAAGCGAGCGGTTCCACGACCGGATTCGGGCGGCCGTGGCGGCTCGGCTCGAGCGGCGGTAGGCGGCGGCGAGTCCCCGCTCAGTCCTGGCGCTCGGCGACCAGCACGCCCACCTGATCGCCGACCATCTCGACCGCCGTCAGC from Haloarcula litorea encodes:
- a CDS encoding glycosyltransferase; translated protein: MARVAVVHNTLDLRGGADAVCAHVCEALDRDHEVVLFTVSETGLGTLDDLFGTDADVPVRTPPGTAVAAPLFARADDAFGPQLAPRSVVLARWLRRHLAAFDCAVSTANEFAFGVPSVQYVHFPQFNGHVPGPEGPDGTSGDAGVADRLWTRLSGLADRRLPADATLLANSGYTADHVAARYGRRPAVVHPPVDPISGEPWAERERGVVTVGRIAPDNRTLDAVRAVDRARERGVDLHLHLVGSTSDAYRSYVRRVERAVAERDHVRLHRGVSRDRLEALLGSHRYGLNPKHGEHFGMALAEYVAAGMVAFAHDSGGQREVVDGAPDRLFTDPASAADRLVAAVETDARPRLPPDRFGSERFHDRIRAAVAARLERR